Part of the Parcubacteria group bacterium genome is shown below.
TTTTTTCTTAAGCGATCTCGCTCCACGTCTCTTGAGATCAACCATTTTACTTTTATCTTTGACAATTTGCAATGTCAACTCCTCGCAAGCGATGTCGGCTGAACCTTCAATACTCTCCGAAATTTCTTCCGCCCGATAGAGCGCGTAGGGAGTTTTCACCATCAGCTCGACACGATACTTGCCTTTTTTGTCCAGAGATATTTCCACCTCAAACTCCAAAACATTCTTGATAATTCTGTTCACTTTTTGTAATCTTTTTTCAATATACTCCTGGGCTTTTTTGTTCGAGTCCAGGCCCTTAAACATAAATCTCATACTTTGCGGTTTTTTCACTACCATATGTTTTGATCAGTATTGAAGAGAAACTGACATATTCTCTAAAAAACCGATTAATTAACTTTCTTAGGACTAAAAACCAACATACATTATCTCTTCTTTGATTTGCGTATCATAACCTTCTCGTAATTTTTGCTTGATGATTCCAGCCAGAATGATCACGTCTTCCGCTGTAGCTGTTCCGTCATTGATGAAAAAATTGGCATGTTTTTCACTCACCATCACTCCACCGATTTTCTTCCCCTTAAATCCAGCCTCTTCGATCAACCAGCCAGCCGGAATTTTTCCATTTGGCGCTTTTGCTCCAGTTTCTTTTTCAAATTCTTGCAAAACTTCTGGATTATCTACGACTGGATTTTGGAAAAAACTGCCCGAGCTGAAACCTTTTGGCTGATGCTCGATGCGTTTTTTTGCGATTTCCTTCATCCTCTCTGTGATTGTTTTTTTGTCCCCTTTTTCTAATTTTAACTTGACTGATAGGACCACCAGGTTTGGATTTTTCTTAAAAAGGCTAGTGCGATAGGCATAATCACAATCCGCTCTTTTGTATTCCTCAACCTTACTACGATTATCGGAGATTTTTAGCGCACGCACACTTTCCAAATTATCCGCCATTTCCCCGCCAAAGGCTCCGGCATTGCCCCGCACCGCTCCGCCAACCGTCCCAGGAATTCCCATCGCCCACTCCATTCCAGTCAAACTATTTTCCCTAGCAAAATTAACAACACTCGACAAACTTTCCCCCGCCCAGCATTCAATTGATTCTCCTACAACTTTAATTCCCGTTTGTTTCTTGCTTGCCTGCCAAATCTTTAGCGCAGGCAGGTCTCTTGTTTCTTGTACCTTGATGATTAGTCCATCAAAGCCCTGGTCGCTAAAAAGAATATTGCTCCCACCGCCTAACATAAAAATTTCCAATTTATTTTCTCGAGCAAAATCCAACGCCTCCAAAAGCTCCGTTTCATTTTTCACCTCCGCAAAAAACTTCGCCGGTCCGCCGATTTTGAAAGTAGTGAGTGGTGCTAAGGGGATGTTTTTTTGGATGATTATCTTGGACATAATTGAAAAATATGTGTCATTCCCACGGAGGCGGGAATCCAGGTTCCACTAATTATAAACCATAGAAAATTGAGCTACGAGCCTGAAAACTCTCTACCTCAAAAAGTCTTGAATTTTAATAATTCGTTTTCTCTTTATTTTTAGCTTGAGGTGCCTGGATCCCCGCCTTCGCGGGGATGACATCAAACTAGAATACTATAATTCTAGCATAAAACTAGCTTTCATTCAAGCTGATTTTCCACCGTTTTGAGCATCCTCTTTCCGCACTTCTTCCCAAAAAAAGACCGCCAAAAATGAACCTAGAACAACCAGCCAGTCTATCCAATCAATCGGAAGCATCCGCAGATATGCTTGGCAAAATGGCAAATACATAAACACCAACAATATCACAACCGAAATCAAAACCGCTCCAATCGCGTACCTATTTTTGAAAAATCCCAGCCGAAAAGGTGAAAGCGTTTCACTGCGCGCCTGCAAAAGATTGGCCATCTGCGTCATTGAAAGGACGGCATAAGCGGCTGTAGTTGATTTGAGATAAAGTATACTATCAACGGAAAAGCTCTGACCAAAATGCCAGCCACCGCGAAGCATCGACCAAAGAAATGCCACCACCGCACCCGTTGCCATAATCAGCCCAAGGTAAATTATCCGGCGAAATCCGCCAAAACTCATCACACTATTTCTAGAGTTCAAGTTTGTCTTTGAAGCACCAGGCTCTTCCGGCTCAAGACCGAGCGCAAAAGAAGGAAAAATATCTGTCCCTAAATCAATTGCTAAAATCTGCACGGCTGAAATTGGCGAGGGAATTTGCAAGAGCACGCCAAAAATTACCGTGAAAAGTTCACTGGCGTTCGATGTGAAAACATAGTGCACAAATTTTTTGAGATTTTGAAAAACGGTCCGTCCCGTCCGCACCCCTTTCACGATCGATGCAAAATTGTCGTCCATTAGGATCATGCTGGCCGCTTCTTTGGAAACATCCGTTCCGATAATGCCCATCGCCACGCCGATATCGGCTTTTTTCAGTGCCGGTGCATCATTCACGCCGTCCCCTGTCATCGCAATCACTTCGCCATTTTTTTTGAGCACGGTCGCAATCCGCAATTTTTGTTCCGGCGCGATCCGCGCAAAAACACAGGCGCCATTTTTGATTCTTTGATATAATATTTTATCAGAAAGCTCGTCAAGCTGCTTGCCATTAATGACCAGGCTAGCTCCCTTGGGATCGGAGCCAGGCTCCGGTTTTATCAGACCGACATTTTCCGCAATTGCGCGTGCGGTTATTTCATAATCACCAGTAATCATAACAACATCAATCCCCAAATCTCGACACTCCGCAATCGCCTTGCCAACATTGGCACGTGGCGGATCAATCATTGCCATCATCCCGACCCAGACTAGGCCTTTTTCCGCTTCGACAAGATATTTATCTTGCGAAAATCCATCCAGCTCGCGATAGGCAAAAGCTAGGACGCGCAGAGCATCCTTGGACATCTGGTCGTATAACGCCTTAGCTTTATTTTTTTCCTCAGCGTTAAAGGGCAAGATCCGCTCACCAACCTTGGTGAAATTACAAAGGTCGATCATTACGTCTGGCGAACCCTTGACGAAAGAAATCGTTTTAGCGTTGCGGTAAATCACACTCATCCGCATCCGCTCTGAGGAAAAAGGATTTTCTGTAATTTTTTTCTCTCCACGCTCATAGAATTTTTTAGCCTTGTTATATTTTTGCCCCGCCACAATGATCGCCCCCTCCGTCGGATCACCGATTATTTTATAATTTTTCTTGTCCGTCGTCAGACTGGCGTCATTGCACAACGAACCGACACGAAAAAGCAGCTCCAAATTCGCCACCTCTTTCGGATTTATTTTTGCTTCGTTACGATAAAAATTTCCCACCGGTTCATAGCCAGTACCATCGACCTCCAAAACTTCACCATTAATCACAATTTTTGTCACAGACAATTCGTTGCGGGTAATCGTACCGGTCTTATCTGTACAAATGAGCGAAACGGAACCTAGTGTCTCCACGGCATTCAATTTTTTCGCCAGGACATTCTCATTGATAAGCCGCTTCATCCCAAAAGACAAGGCGACAGAGATAGCAGCAGGAAGACCTTCCGGCACGACCGAAACGGACAGCGCTAAAGCAAACAGAAAATTTTGATAGAGCGACATCTTGAAATATTGACCCGCAATGAGCACAACAATGCCGATAAAAACCGAGAGGACCGTCACATCCCGGCCGAGCGTGCGCATTTGTTTCTGGAGTGGCGTCGCGTCAGATGCCACCTCTTGCGTCAAATGAGCAATCCGACCTAATTCCGTATCCATCCCCGTCCCCGTCACCACAAAACGCGCTTCACCGGTCGCCACTGTTTCTCCCATAAACACCATATTATCAATATCTGTAAAAGCGATGCCGGTTTCTTTGATGATTTTTGCTTCCTTCCTTTTTGGTTTTGATTCGCCGGTGAAGATAAAACTATTAACCTTAAGATCATAGCTTTCTAAAAGATATCCGTCTGCTGCGATACTGTCTCCGGCAGCGATGAAAATGACATCACCGGGCACGACCAATTTCGTGTCGAGTTGTTTTTTCTCTCCATCTCGAAACACCAGCGCATAACTGGCTGTTAATTTTTTGATGCTCTCCAGGACGCGATCGGCCTTGAATTCCTGAAAAAATCCGACCGTCGCGTTAAGCAAAACAATGATGCCGATAATCGTTGCGTCGCGATATTCTGAGAACGCCAAAGCCAACCCAGATGCAACCAGAAGGATCCAAACCAGCGCATCATCAAACTGGGCGAAAATTAATTTCAACCATTTCCAGTTCTGCTTTTTAATCAACTTATTTTCACCAAATTCTTGGAGCTTCTGTTTCGCTTCATCTACACTCAAGCCTTCTAGACTTGAACCAAACTTTTTCAAGATTTCTTCCGGCGAAAGATTATAAATTTGTTTTTTGTTTTTTCCGCCCAAGGCGGATGCGTGTTTTGGCATTTTATTTTAAAACTATTCCAAAATATATTTTTCTAATTCTTTTTTCTCCCTGAAATAATCGATGTTATTTTGCATAAACTTTTCATATTCCAATGGATCATTATCAAACTGACCGAGGATTGTTTCTTTCACGCAGAGTTTCCCATCCCTCTTTCCAGTATAGTCTAAATAACTAGAACATGGCCAGTCTTTTTCAGGATAGTTATGAATCGCATGATTAGCGTTTACATAAACCGAGAGATGCAAAAGATATTCATTAGAATCGATATGGATGGATTTGAATGGTCCTTGAAAAAGAGAACCGGAACGGGCGTGTTTTTTATTGAAATATGCTGTATACCCAGAGCTAATTTTCAACATGAATTTACTTATTCCGTTTTTTTGTAGCTGCCTCAAAACAAAATGGTAATGGTTTGGATTAAGACAGTAATAAATTATTTCTACTAATTTTTTGATTTCGGGATTGTTAACGGCATTAGGGGCTAAGTCCCCTATAGGGGACTTAGCCCCTTGAATTGCCACTAACTTTTCTCGATAATTTTTTTCATACAAACTTCCAATCGCTTCAATACGATTAAATTCATTCATACCCACAATAAACCGAGTATAATCTCCATCACTCAAGAACACCTCCCGCTTATCCACTCCGCGATTGTAGATATGATAATATTCGCCATTGGCAAATTCTGTTTTTCGCATGTTGCTTCAATATGTCAGTAATTACGCATCCAATCACTGGGGTTTAAAAGATTTGGTTTTGGCTCTGTATTTATTTCATCATGTCTCGTGGAAATACTTATGCCAGCACAATCTAATTGGACGACAAAATTAAGAAAGTTGCCATTATCGTATTTGCTTAAAACTTGTTTTTTTGCTTCTGGGATTTTGGTAATCGAAAGGTCTATCATATAAATCATTCTACTGGGAAGTGCTGTTATGAATTCTTTTGATGGCACCTCGAATATTTCCATTGTTTTTATACCTACTTCAGCACGTTCAAAAACAATTCTCAACCAGTCTACCCGCTTATTAATCATTTCTCTTAACTGTCGCGTCTTAGGATTAACAGTGGATTCGCTACTATCGGAAAAATAGCCATTTAAAAAAGTTTGCACCCTAAATAATTCATGCAAATAACCTTGACTGAAATTAGACCAGATATTACGTCGCAACTCTTCACAATAATCATCATATTGATTATGATTTTTTTCTATTTCTGATATTCTTCCTACTACACGCTCCTGATAAGCGTCCTCCCATCTATTCATCTTAATATAATCCAAAATATCATTTCGCCCCATATTTTGTAACTCTTGAATAAGGCGCCTCGCTTCATCTTTATCCTCGGGGGCTGGCGGAATCGCTTCATACTTTTTTTTGGGCTTATCTCGATATGCCTGCTCTTTCTCTAGAATCCGAATTTTGTCTGTGACGACTCTCAATTGAGGCTTCAATTTATTACATTCATTACTTATTTCCCCAATCTTCACAGATAACTCAGAAGACGTTTGAGAAAGTTCTGCACATTTTTGTTTAAAACTATTTTCTTTTTGTTCCTCTGTGATACCCAATTCTCGTTCTTGAGCTATTGTTGTGATAAGCGGCTCTTCTTGAGTTTTGTGTGCTAATTTTATCTCGCTTAATTTATTTTCATAGGACTGCAGTAATTTAGAATCTTCTTCTGAAAATTTTTTAAACTCAGTCAAAGATTCATCGCGTTGAGCTTTTTCTTTTTTTCTTTTCCAAAATTTGAGACGAGAAATTTTCATCGACTGAAGCTCTTCTTTTTTGCCCAAGCGCTCCTCTGTTCTAATCCTTGTTTGCTGTATTTTATTCTCGATCGCCAAAATATCCTCTGCTTGTTTTGCTCGCAGTTGAGAAAGTTGCTCTTCCAGCTGGCTAGTATTTAAAGTATGGGACTCTCTGGATTTAGCCACTGAATCTTTCACATAACTCCATTCTATTATAAGCCGTTGTTGTTGTTTTTCTGTTTCACGCTTCTGCTTATTAAGTGTCTCAACCTGCAGACGCATTTCTTCTATCACTGGCATAATTTGCTTTTCCCTACCACGCAAATCATCCAGCATGCGATTTAATTCGTCTTGTGTATATTTCTCAGGAGTAAACTCTTGACTTATTTGTTCCTGAGGTTTTTGTTTTGGTTCTTTTATATCCATACTGTGTAGAATTATAAAATAAATTTTATCAACTTAAAATTTTATTAGAAAAATAGCTTCTCATTATTTCACATAGTTCCTCCTTCGAAAAAATCAAGCCAATCCTTTAATCCTGCAAATCATGGTTCAGACAATTTACTAACCACCTCCCAACCATTCCCCGCACCGATAGCAATCACCACATCGTCCGTGCCGATTTTATCTTTAAGAAATTCCACCACCTCATCAATCGTCGCAATATGCTCCGCTTTGCCACGATCATATTTATTGACCAGATCCACCAGATCTTTTGAATGCACGCCACCTTGCGCTTCACGAGCACTGCCATAGATATCGAGAATAATCACATGATCTGCATCAGAAAAGCTTTGGGAAAACTCCGAAAGCAAGGCTTTGGTGCGCGTGAAGGTGTGGGGATGAAAAATTGCCCAAATATTTTTCTCCGGATATAGTTCGCGCGCCGCTTGGAGTGTCGCCCGAATTTCATCCGGATGATGACCATAGTCATCAATGAGCGTTGCACCGTTGCGTTCACCGATAAATTCGAATCTGCGCGCCGTCCCACGAAAAGTTTTGAGCGCCTCTTGGATTTTCTCCGCGCTAAAATTAAGCTTGTGGCAAACCGCAATTACGGCCAGCGCATTTAGCACATTATGTTTTCCAAATAATTGTATTTCAAATTTTCCCAAATTTTCTTCTCCACGCAATACCTCAAATATCTGACTCGGAAGCATCGAGACTTCTCTTTTTAATTCTAAATTAATTATCTGATAATCACAATCGGCAGAAAAACCATAGGTCAAAACTGCACAGGTCGCTTCCTTGGCAACTTCTAGAGTAGAGGTTGCATCACCGCAAACGACCAAAAAACCAGTTTTGGGAATTCTTGCTACAAAATCCTTAAAGACTTTTTTATACGCCTCAAAATCCGGGAAAAAATCCGGGTGATCGTAATCACAACTGGTCAAAATTACGCTGTTGGGATTGTAGCGCGCTAATTTATTCTGATACTCATCCGCTTCCAATACGAAAATCTCCCCTGTTCCAGTAAGTGCGTTTCCTGCCCAATTCGTCACGCAACTGCCAATTGCCGCTCCAGGCTCCGCACCCAATTCTTTCAATGTATTGGCGAGCCAGGCTGAAGTAGTGGTTTTTCCATGCGTCCCACAAATCGCAATCCCATAGCGCCCATTAAAAAGTTGCGCTAATATTTCCGGATAACTGATTATTGGTAATTTTCTTTTGATTATTTCCTGAACCTCCACATTATTATTTTCGTTATAGGCGCTGGAATGAATTACCAAATCAATATCGGCTGGAATATTGTCCGCCGAAAATTTTTCGAAATACTGGATCTGATTTTTCTGAAGCACCGCATCGGTGAAAAACTTTTCCGCCGTATCAGAGCCTATTACCTCAATTCCCCCGGCCTTTAGTATTTCCGCAACACCCACCACGCCAGAACCTTTGATGCCAATCACATAAACTTTTTTGATTTTTTCCAGATCGATTGCCATATGTTTAAAACTAAAAAAATTATTCTTTGATCATTCCCAGGATCCCCTGTGCAATTTTTTCTGTCGCATCAGGATGATAGAATGTCGCAATATTCTCAGCCAGTTTCTCGCGCAATGCTTCATTCTCCATCAACTCGTCGATTTTTTCTAAGAGCATATGCTCGCCCATATTACTTTCTTCCATCACGATACATCCACCGATTCGCGCCAAAGAATAGGCGTTCATCCGTTGATGATCGCTCGCAGATGTTTCCAGGGGAATGAGAATGG
Proteins encoded:
- the murC gene encoding UDP-N-acetylmuramate--L-alanine ligase; protein product: MAIDLEKIKKVYVIGIKGSGVVGVAEILKAGGIEVIGSDTAEKFFTDAVLQKNQIQYFEKFSADNIPADIDLVIHSSAYNENNNVEVQEIIKRKLPIISYPEILAQLFNGRYGIAICGTHGKTTTSAWLANTLKELGAEPGAAIGSCVTNWAGNALTGTGEIFVLEADEYQNKLARYNPNSVILTSCDYDHPDFFPDFEAYKKVFKDFVARIPKTGFLVVCGDATSTLEVAKEATCAVLTYGFSADCDYQIINLELKREVSMLPSQIFEVLRGEENLGKFEIQLFGKHNVLNALAVIAVCHKLNFSAEKIQEALKTFRGTARRFEFIGERNGATLIDDYGHHPDEIRATLQAARELYPEKNIWAIFHPHTFTRTKALLSEFSQSFSDADHVIILDIYGSAREAQGGVHSKDLVDLVNKYDRGKAEHIATIDEVVEFLKDKIGTDDVVIAIGAGNGWEVVSKLSEP
- a CDS encoding HPF/RaiA family ribosome-associated protein, with protein sequence MVVKKPQSMRFMFKGLDSNKKAQEYIEKRLQKVNRIIKNVLEFEVEISLDKKGKYRVELMVKTPYALYRAEEISESIEGSADIACEELTLQIVKDKSKMVDLKRRGARSLKKKIVIDGDARFKK
- the murB gene encoding UDP-N-acetylmuramate dehydrogenase; the protein is MSKIIIQKNIPLAPLTTFKIGGPAKFFAEVKNETELLEALDFARENKLEIFMLGGGSNILFSDQGFDGLIIKVQETRDLPALKIWQASKKQTGIKVVGESIECWAGESLSSVVNFARENSLTGMEWAMGIPGTVGGAVRGNAGAFGGEMADNLESVRALKISDNRSKVEEYKRADCDYAYRTSLFKKNPNLVVLSVKLKLEKGDKKTITERMKEIAKKRIEHQPKGFSSGSFFQNPVVDNPEVLQEFEKETGAKAPNGKIPAGWLIEEAGFKGKKIGGVMVSEKHANFFINDGTATAEDVIILAGIIKQKLREGYDTQIKEEIMYVGF
- a CDS encoding transposase is translated as MRKTEFANGEYYHIYNRGVDKREVFLSDGDYTRFIVGMNEFNRIEAIGSLYEKNYREKLVAIQGAKSPIGDLAPNAVNNPEIKKLVEIIYYCLNPNHYHFVLRQLQKNGISKFMLKISSGYTAYFNKKHARSGSLFQGPFKSIHIDSNEYLLHLSVYVNANHAIHNYPEKDWPCSSYLDYTGKRDGKLCVKETILGQFDNDPLEYEKFMQNNIDYFREKKELEKYILE
- a CDS encoding cation-transporting P-type ATPase, whose translation is MPKHASALGGKNKKQIYNLSPEEILKKFGSSLEGLSVDEAKQKLQEFGENKLIKKQNWKWLKLIFAQFDDALVWILLVASGLALAFSEYRDATIIGIIVLLNATVGFFQEFKADRVLESIKKLTASYALVFRDGEKKQLDTKLVVPGDVIFIAAGDSIAADGYLLESYDLKVNSFIFTGESKPKRKEAKIIKETGIAFTDIDNMVFMGETVATGEARFVVTGTGMDTELGRIAHLTQEVASDATPLQKQMRTLGRDVTVLSVFIGIVVLIAGQYFKMSLYQNFLFALALSVSVVPEGLPAAISVALSFGMKRLINENVLAKKLNAVETLGSVSLICTDKTGTITRNELSVTKIVINGEVLEVDGTGYEPVGNFYRNEAKINPKEVANLELLFRVGSLCNDASLTTDKKNYKIIGDPTEGAIIVAGQKYNKAKKFYERGEKKITENPFSSERMRMSVIYRNAKTISFVKGSPDVMIDLCNFTKVGERILPFNAEEKNKAKALYDQMSKDALRVLAFAYRELDGFSQDKYLVEAEKGLVWVGMMAMIDPPRANVGKAIAECRDLGIDVVMITGDYEITARAIAENVGLIKPEPGSDPKGASLVINGKQLDELSDKILYQRIKNGACVFARIAPEQKLRIATVLKKNGEVIAMTGDGVNDAPALKKADIGVAMGIIGTDVSKEAASMILMDDNFASIVKGVRTGRTVFQNLKKFVHYVFTSNASELFTVIFGVLLQIPSPISAVQILAIDLGTDIFPSFALGLEPEEPGASKTNLNSRNSVMSFGGFRRIIYLGLIMATGAVVAFLWSMLRGGWHFGQSFSVDSILYLKSTTAAYAVLSMTQMANLLQARSETLSPFRLGFFKNRYAIGAVLISVVILLVFMYLPFCQAYLRMLPIDWIDWLVVLGSFLAVFFWEEVRKEDAQNGGKSA